A genomic stretch from Verrucomicrobiia bacterium includes:
- a CDS encoding bifunctional 3,4-dihydroxy-2-butanone-4-phosphate synthase/GTP cyclohydrolase II has protein sequence MAKKKVTKAPQFAPIDEVVADIRKGKMVILVDDADRENEGDLIMAAQHATPAAINFMAKHGRGLICVPTTSDRLKQLGIEQMVVQNRDTFKTDFQVSVDAAKGVSTGISAADRAKTIQVMAEPTSVPQDLVQPGHVFPLRARPGGVLQRAGHTEAAVDLAQLAGCRPMGVICEIMSDSGEMARLPELIKFAKKHKLKLGTIEDLIKYRRQSDKLIERVEVVKMPTAFGDFDLHLYESRVDGQNHLALVKGDVSGKPGALVRVHSECLTGDVFGSCRCDCGPQLHQAMKQISQEGRGVIVYMRQEGRGIGLAPKIKAYKLQEQGYDTVEANLKLGYGMDLREYGLGAQILTDLGLKKIRLLTNNPKKVVGLDGYGLEILEQVPIRVKANPHNQKYLQTKRLKLGHLI, from the coding sequence ATGGCGAAAAAGAAAGTCACAAAGGCACCTCAATTCGCTCCCATCGATGAGGTGGTGGCGGATATCCGTAAAGGAAAAATGGTCATCTTGGTGGATGATGCAGACCGCGAGAACGAGGGGGATCTCATCATGGCCGCTCAACATGCGACGCCTGCTGCCATCAATTTCATGGCCAAGCATGGACGCGGCTTGATCTGTGTGCCGACGACATCTGACCGGCTTAAACAATTAGGCATCGAACAGATGGTGGTGCAGAACCGGGACACATTTAAGACGGATTTTCAGGTGAGTGTCGATGCGGCCAAAGGTGTTTCTACCGGTATCAGTGCGGCCGATCGCGCCAAGACTATCCAAGTGATGGCTGAGCCTACTTCAGTCCCCCAAGACCTGGTGCAGCCGGGGCATGTATTTCCTTTGCGCGCCCGTCCGGGCGGTGTTCTCCAACGCGCTGGTCATACGGAAGCAGCGGTGGATCTGGCTCAACTTGCCGGATGCCGTCCCATGGGGGTGATCTGCGAGATCATGAGTGATAGTGGTGAGATGGCGCGTCTCCCTGAACTGATCAAATTCGCCAAAAAACATAAGCTCAAACTTGGAACTATCGAAGACCTGATCAAATACCGGCGCCAGAGTGACAAGCTGATTGAGCGCGTGGAAGTCGTGAAGATGCCCACGGCTTTCGGTGACTTTGACCTGCATCTCTACGAATCACGTGTGGACGGGCAAAATCATCTGGCCTTGGTGAAGGGTGATGTTTCAGGCAAACCGGGCGCCTTGGTCCGTGTGCATAGCGAATGCCTGACCGGCGATGTGTTTGGCTCCTGCCGTTGCGATTGCGGACCGCAGTTGCATCAGGCGATGAAGCAGATTTCCCAGGAAGGCCGCGGCGTGATCGTTTACATGCGTCAGGAAGGTCGAGGCATCGGTCTGGCCCCAAAGATCAAAGCCTATAAGCTGCAAGAGCAGGGATATGACACGGTGGAAGCGAATCTGAAGCTGGGTTACGGCATGGACCTGCGCGAGTATGGCTTGGGCGCGCAAATCCTGACGGATTTGGGCCTGAAAAAGATCCGCCTGCTTACCAATAATCCCAAGAAAGTAGTGGGCCTGGATGGTTATGGCCTCGAGATTCTCGAGCAAGTGCCCATCCGCGTGAAAGCGAATCCGCACAACCAAAAGTATCTGCAGACCAAGCGCCTCAAGCTGGGCCACCTTATCTAA
- a CDS encoding COX15/CtaA family protein: MPAVNQSQKLHWFVILTAVATLGLIGLGGLVTSHQAGMAVPDWPTTYGYNMFYFPVSQWVGGIFYEHTHRLYAAFIGLLTSIMAGWIWWRSTEGKTRWQGMLAILVLVMALGHRGSGHTTGGASVIPFHFKVLAFVMPLLVIFGLIQCWRSRGEVRWLALTAFFAVIFQGLLGGLRVALYKDEVGIFHATLAQLFLLLLSIIALVTSRWWVNAKSDFAAPGRKLLLASAIACVAVVVQLILGASMRHQHAGLAVPDFPLAHGQVWPATDEASIAKYNVHPSRVDTRDFKPITAGQVHLHMAHRTGALVIWVGLIALAVAYVRSLGWQSLFARMAVIWALLITSQAIMGALTIWTNKAADIATLHVVLGAATLIFGSITTLCGFRCRNVSGRVEVLAVAEGRKQNANASAEPVLAAR, from the coding sequence ATGCCCGCTGTAAACCAGAGCCAGAAGTTGCATTGGTTCGTCATTTTGACGGCCGTGGCCACGCTTGGCTTGATCGGTTTGGGAGGCTTGGTGACGAGCCATCAGGCGGGTATGGCGGTGCCAGATTGGCCGACGACATACGGTTACAACATGTTCTATTTCCCTGTCTCGCAATGGGTGGGGGGAATCTTCTATGAACATACACACCGTCTTTATGCTGCATTCATCGGTTTGCTGACGAGTATCATGGCTGGCTGGATCTGGTGGCGCAGCACGGAAGGCAAGACCCGGTGGCAGGGGATGCTCGCTATTTTGGTTCTGGTCATGGCATTGGGACATCGTGGCTCTGGTCATACAACGGGTGGTGCCAGTGTGATTCCTTTCCATTTCAAGGTGCTGGCGTTCGTGATGCCGCTTCTGGTGATTTTTGGTCTGATTCAGTGCTGGCGCAGCCGCGGGGAAGTGCGTTGGTTGGCGTTGACAGCATTTTTTGCAGTCATTTTCCAAGGGCTGTTGGGCGGTTTGCGGGTGGCGCTCTACAAGGATGAGGTTGGAATCTTCCACGCAACCTTGGCGCAATTATTCCTTTTGCTATTAAGCATCATTGCATTGGTCACTTCCCGATGGTGGGTGAATGCGAAAAGTGATTTTGCAGCACCCGGGAGAAAACTTCTTCTGGCCAGCGCGATCGCTTGTGTGGCTGTGGTGGTGCAATTGATTTTAGGAGCTTCCATGCGGCATCAGCATGCTGGCTTGGCGGTGCCGGATTTCCCGTTGGCGCACGGTCAGGTATGGCCGGCTACGGATGAGGCCTCGATCGCCAAGTATAATGTGCATCCCAGCCGTGTGGATACGCGTGATTTCAAGCCTATCACAGCAGGTCAGGTTCATCTGCACATGGCGCACAGGACAGGGGCTTTGGTCATCTGGGTGGGATTAATCGCCCTAGCGGTGGCCTATGTGCGCAGCTTGGGTTGGCAATCGCTGTTCGCCCGTATGGCTGTAATTTGGGCATTGCTCATCACGAGCCAGGCCATCATGGGGGCGCTGACGATTTGGACCAATAAAGCCGCCGATATTGCCACACTGCACGTAGTATTGGGGGCGGCCACCCTAATTTTTGGATCAATAACCACACTTTGTGGCTTCCGTTGCCGAAATGTTTCCGGCAGAGTGGAAGTCTTGGCGGTGGCCGAGGGGCGGAAGCAAAATGCGAATGCTTCAGCGGAACCGGTGCTGGCCGCAAGGTAA
- the ribH gene encoding 6,7-dimethyl-8-ribityllumazine synthase: protein MLTKNRKVKVAGKGYRVAIVAAEYNARYVNGMLKAAEKYLEEQGTEITVVRVPGAFEIPVVAAHFAQGDDVDAVICLGLILEGVTAHADHIGKAVTDALVRLQIIHGKPMIHEVLLVKELEHAKVRCLSVDHNKGTEAAQAALKMCRVMRKLPPNIAF, encoded by the coding sequence ATGCTTACAAAGAATCGGAAGGTGAAAGTGGCGGGCAAGGGGTATCGAGTGGCTATCGTGGCGGCGGAATACAATGCCCGTTACGTCAATGGCATGCTCAAAGCGGCGGAAAAATACTTGGAAGAGCAGGGTACTGAGATAACGGTGGTGCGAGTGCCGGGAGCGTTTGAGATTCCAGTGGTGGCGGCCCATTTCGCCCAAGGCGACGATGTGGATGCAGTGATCTGTCTGGGGCTTATCTTGGAAGGAGTGACGGCTCATGCCGATCACATCGGCAAAGCCGTGACGGATGCCTTGGTGCGTTTACAGATCATTCATGGCAAGCCGATGATACATGAAGTCTTGCTGGTCAAGGAGTTAGAGCACGCCAAGGTGCGTTGCCTGAGCGTGGATCACAACAAAGGGACGGAAGCGGCCCAAGCGGCCCTGAAAATGTGCCGGGTAATGCGGAAATTGCCGCCTAATATTGCTTTCTGA